A genomic segment from Janibacter sp. DB-40 encodes:
- the coxB gene encoding cytochrome c oxidase subunit II — protein sequence MSACSAVGVNTDLKNGYLPEGVTEESVLVENLWIWSWVAALAVGVLVWGLTLWCIVAYRRRKDDDGSLPVQLQYNVPLEILYTVVPMFMVGALFFYTEQAQSKLLDVSNEPDVTINVVAKQWSWDFNYVEADVYEAGHMAPLDGKSGHEEDLPTLYLPKGERVEFVLTSRDVIHSFWVPAFLEKMDVNPGIVNRFQVVPSETGTFQGKCAELCGAYHSQMLFNVKIVEPAEYEAHMQELRDKGQTGQLGTGLNREDINERDQDLLPDSVRDEETN from the coding sequence ATGTCGGCCTGCAGCGCGGTCGGTGTCAACACCGACCTCAAGAACGGGTACCTGCCCGAGGGGGTCACCGAGGAGTCCGTGCTCGTCGAGAACCTCTGGATCTGGTCGTGGGTCGCGGCGCTCGCCGTGGGCGTGCTCGTGTGGGGCCTGACCCTGTGGTGCATCGTCGCCTACCGCAGGCGCAAGGACGACGACGGCTCCCTGCCGGTGCAGCTGCAGTACAACGTGCCGCTGGAGATCCTCTACACGGTCGTGCCGATGTTCATGGTCGGTGCGCTCTTCTTCTACACCGAGCAGGCGCAGTCGAAGCTGCTCGACGTCTCCAACGAGCCCGACGTCACGATCAACGTCGTCGCCAAGCAGTGGAGCTGGGACTTCAACTACGTCGAGGCCGACGTCTACGAGGCCGGTCACATGGCCCCGCTGGACGGCAAGTCCGGCCACGAGGAGGACCTGCCGACCCTCTACCTGCCGAAGGGTGAGCGGGTCGAGTTCGTCCTCACCTCCCGCGACGTCATCCACTCCTTCTGGGTCCCGGCCTTCCTGGAGAAGATGGACGTCAACCCGGGCATCGTCAACCGCTTCCAGGTGGTGCCGTCGGAGACGGGTACCTTCCAGGGCAAGTGCGCCGAGCTGTGCGGTGCCTACCACTCGCAGATGCTCTTCAACGTCAAGATCGTCGAGCCCGCCGAGTACGAGGCGCACATGCAGGAGCTGCGGGACAAGGGCCAGACCGGCCAGCTGGGCACCGGCCTCAACCGCGAGGATATCAACGAGCGCGATCAGGACCTGCTTCCTGACTCCGTCCGGGACGAGGAGACGAACTGA
- the ctaD gene encoding cytochrome c oxidase subunit I, with translation MSTISGALSRNTSEAEVTEKTIARRERAGSQFFRIITSTDHKVIGNLYMATSFLWFLLGGLMALVIRLELWAPGLQVVDNPEQFNEMFTMHGTIMLLLFATPAFAGFANALMPLQIGAPDVSFPRLNMFAYWLYLFGGLIAGAGLITPGGAAAFGWTAYAPLSDPTYSPGVGGDLWVWGLGLAGFGTILGAVNFITTVICMRAPGMTMFRMPLFTWTVLVTSVMILMAFPVLAAALIGLGVDRRFGGQIFAAESGGALLWQHLFWFFGHPEVYILALPFFGVISEIIPVFSRKPLFGYKTMVFATIAIAGLSVSVWAHHMYGTGQVFLPFFAVMTMAISVPTGLKFFNWIGTMWGGKLVFSTPLVWALGFVVTFLFGGLTGVIMASPAMDFHITDTYFIVAHFHYVLFGTIVFSFFGGMYFWWPKLTGKMLDEFLGKVHFWLLFVGFHLTFLIQHWLGVEGMPRRYADYMPEDNFQLANQISTVGSLILAVSFLPFFYNVWKTHTSAPMVEVDDPWGYGGSLEWATSCPPPRHNFTSIPPIRSERPAFDMRHPEYAPKALQARTGATAKEEVTR, from the coding sequence ATGTCGACGATCTCCGGAGCACTGAGCCGGAACACGAGCGAGGCGGAGGTCACCGAGAAGACCATCGCCCGTCGTGAGCGGGCCGGGAGCCAGTTCTTCCGCATCATCACCTCGACCGACCACAAGGTCATCGGCAACCTCTACATGGCGACCAGCTTCCTGTGGTTCCTGCTCGGTGGCCTGATGGCACTGGTCATCCGGCTGGAGCTGTGGGCCCCCGGGCTGCAGGTGGTGGACAATCCCGAGCAGTTCAACGAGATGTTCACCATGCACGGCACGATCATGCTGCTGCTGTTCGCGACCCCGGCCTTCGCCGGGTTCGCCAACGCGCTCATGCCGCTGCAGATCGGGGCACCGGACGTCTCCTTCCCCCGGCTGAACATGTTCGCCTACTGGCTCTACCTCTTCGGTGGCCTCATCGCGGGTGCCGGTCTGATCACGCCGGGAGGTGCGGCGGCCTTCGGATGGACCGCCTACGCGCCGCTGTCCGACCCGACGTACAGCCCCGGCGTCGGGGGCGACCTGTGGGTCTGGGGTCTCGGTCTCGCCGGTTTCGGCACGATCCTCGGTGCGGTCAACTTCATCACCACGGTCATCTGCATGCGTGCGCCCGGCATGACGATGTTCCGGATGCCGCTGTTCACCTGGACCGTCCTGGTCACCTCGGTCATGATCCTGATGGCCTTCCCCGTCCTGGCGGCCGCACTCATCGGGCTCGGCGTCGACCGTCGCTTCGGCGGGCAGATCTTCGCCGCGGAGAGCGGGGGAGCGCTGCTGTGGCAGCACCTCTTCTGGTTCTTCGGTCACCCGGAGGTCTACATCCTCGCGCTGCCGTTCTTCGGCGTGATCTCCGAGATCATCCCGGTCTTCTCCCGCAAGCCGCTCTTCGGCTACAAGACCATGGTCTTCGCGACGATCGCCATCGCGGGCCTGTCGGTCTCGGTGTGGGCCCACCACATGTACGGCACCGGTCAGGTCTTCCTGCCCTTCTTCGCCGTGATGACGATGGCGATCTCGGTGCCGACGGGTCTGAAGTTCTTCAACTGGATCGGCACGATGTGGGGCGGCAAGCTCGTCTTCAGCACACCGCTGGTCTGGGCGCTGGGCTTCGTGGTCACCTTCCTCTTCGGTGGTCTCACCGGCGTGATCATGGCCAGCCCCGCGATGGACTTCCACATCACCGACACCTACTTCATCGTCGCCCACTTCCACTACGTCCTCTTCGGCACGATCGTCTTCTCCTTCTTCGGCGGGATGTACTTCTGGTGGCCGAAGCTGACCGGCAAGATGCTCGACGAGTTCCTGGGCAAGGTGCACTTCTGGCTGCTCTTCGTGGGCTTCCACCTGACCTTCCTGATCCAGCACTGGCTGGGCGTCGAGGGCATGCCGCGCCGCTACGCGGACTACATGCCGGAGGACAACTTCCAGCTGGCCAACCAGATCTCCACGGTCGGTTCGCTCATCCTGGCGGTGAGCTTCCTGCCCTTCTTCTACAACGTGTGGAAGACGCACACGAGCGCGCCGATGGTCGAGGTCGACGACCCGTGGGGTTATGGCGGCAGCCTCGAGTGGGCGACCTCCTGCCCGCCGCCGCGCCACAACTTCACGTCGATCCCGCCGATCCGTTCCGAGCGACCGGCATTCGACATGAGGCACCCCGAGTACGCACCCAAGGCGCTGCAGGCCCGAACCGGGGCCACGGCGAAGGAAGAGGTCACCCGATGA
- a CDS encoding cytochrome c oxidase subunit 4: protein MKVEIVFFAGIGVFFVAVGLLYGFWTGWVEPVGWVALHLCGGLGFMIAFFLWAAGRKLPARPEDNPHGEIEDQEGAYGAFAPYSWWPLWLSLAGALVFLGVAMAYWIAALGAVVGVWAVIGWTFEYYKGEFAH from the coding sequence ATGAAGGTCGAGATCGTGTTCTTCGCCGGCATCGGCGTCTTCTTCGTCGCCGTCGGCCTGCTCTACGGATTCTGGACCGGCTGGGTCGAGCCCGTGGGCTGGGTCGCGCTGCACCTCTGCGGCGGCCTCGGCTTCATGATCGCCTTCTTCCTGTGGGCGGCCGGCCGCAAGCTGCCGGCCCGTCCCGAGGACAATCCGCACGGTGAGATCGAGGACCAGGAGGGTGCCTACGGCGCCTTCGCCCCGTACTCCTGGTGGCCGCTGTGGCTGTCGCTGGCCGGTGCGCTGGTCTTCCTCGGCGTCGCGATGGCCTACTGGATCGCCGCGCTCGGGGCGGTCGTGGGCGTGTGGGCCGTCATCGGGTGGACCTTCGAGTACTACAAGGGCGAGTTCGCGCACTGA
- a CDS encoding Ig-like domain-containing protein, which yields MSLVLAGCAGGPSSSDPSASPSGASPSTPQPQARITVDPAEGTAEVMPDETITVQVERGDLGDVTVVGAGGDEIEGQVQGRTWTSSTRLKPSTEYTVTTTAQGPEGETTTDTSTFTTHEPEVTATYGIVYDGWTVGVGMPVSIQFDSAVTDEKYRRAIERAVSVETTPRTEGSWGWLDNRQLMWRPKDFWTPGTTVTVDAPITGYQTGEDKWVAEDVNGSMTIGRRQMATVDIADHEMTVSRDGQTLKTFPVSSGKPGKRTETRSGMKVVIGKQREMTMDSTTLGIEKGDEDYYKVETDFNVRVTWTGEFVHSAPWSVGAQGSTNVSHGCVNMAPQSAKWFYNNSLVGDPVNFTGSDREFKPAEGIGVWQYSWAQWQQQSALT from the coding sequence ATGTCACTCGTGCTGGCCGGTTGTGCCGGCGGCCCGAGCTCATCCGACCCGTCGGCGTCCCCCTCCGGTGCATCGCCGTCGACCCCGCAGCCGCAGGCCCGGATCACCGTCGACCCTGCCGAGGGGACGGCCGAGGTGATGCCGGACGAGACGATCACCGTGCAGGTCGAGCGCGGAGACCTCGGCGACGTGACCGTCGTGGGGGCCGGCGGGGACGAGATCGAGGGGCAGGTGCAGGGGCGGACGTGGACGTCCAGCACCCGGCTGAAGCCGTCGACCGAGTACACCGTCACAACGACCGCGCAGGGCCCCGAGGGCGAAACCACGACGGATACGAGCACCTTCACCACCCACGAGCCGGAAGTGACTGCCACCTACGGCATCGTCTACGACGGTTGGACCGTCGGCGTGGGCATGCCGGTGAGCATCCAGTTCGACTCGGCCGTGACCGACGAGAAGTACCGCCGGGCCATCGAGCGGGCCGTGTCCGTCGAGACCACACCGAGGACCGAGGGCTCGTGGGGGTGGTTGGACAACCGGCAGCTGATGTGGCGGCCCAAAGACTTCTGGACGCCCGGGACCACCGTCACCGTCGACGCCCCCATCACGGGGTACCAGACCGGTGAGGACAAGTGGGTCGCCGAGGACGTCAACGGGTCCATGACCATCGGTCGGCGCCAGATGGCCACGGTCGACATCGCCGACCACGAGATGACCGTCTCCCGGGACGGCCAGACGCTCAAGACCTTCCCCGTCAGCAGTGGCAAGCCCGGCAAGAGGACCGAGACCCGGTCGGGGATGAAGGTCGTCATCGGCAAGCAGCGCGAGATGACGATGGACTCCACGACCCTGGGCATCGAGAAGGGCGACGAGGACTACTACAAGGTCGAGACCGACTTCAACGTGCGGGTGACCTGGACCGGGGAGTTCGTCCACTCCGCGCCCTGGTCCGTCGGCGCACAGGGGAGCACGAACGTCTCCCACGGGTGCGTGAACATGGCCCCGCAGAGCGCGAAGTGGTTCTACAACAACTCCCTGGTCGGTGATCCGGTGAACTTCACCGGGTCGGACCGGGAGTTCAAGCCCGCCGAGGGGATCGGTGTCTGGCAGTACTCGTGGGCGCAGTGGCAGCAGCAGAGCGCCCTGACCTGA
- a CDS encoding metallopeptidase family protein, which translates to MQISEEDFESAVRDALDEVPSELLGMLDNVAFFIEDEPGPEYADPDFSPEENAQLLGIYVGTPLTERDGGWAAGALPDRIVLFRGPLSRLSADMDELREEIAITIVHEAGHHVGIDEQRLHDLGWA; encoded by the coding sequence ATGCAGATCAGTGAAGAGGACTTCGAGTCGGCCGTCCGTGACGCTCTCGACGAGGTGCCGTCCGAGCTGCTCGGGATGCTCGACAACGTGGCCTTCTTCATCGAGGACGAGCCCGGACCCGAGTACGCCGACCCGGACTTCTCCCCGGAGGAGAACGCCCAGCTGCTCGGGATCTACGTCGGGACTCCCCTGACCGAGCGCGACGGCGGCTGGGCGGCAGGTGCCCTCCCGGACCGGATCGTGCTCTTCCGCGGCCCGCTGTCGCGCCTGAGCGCCGACATGGACGAGCTGCGCGAGGAGATCGCCATCACCATCGTCCACGAGGCGGGTCACCACGTCGGCATCGACGAGCAGCGCCTCCACGACCTCGGTTGGGCCTGA